From Pseudomonas sp. FP2335, the proteins below share one genomic window:
- a CDS encoding aspartate aminotransferase family protein, with amino-acid sequence MSVAISHIEDTQLHETLYQFDENPLLARQRQQESNARSYPRRIPLALKRAKGIYVEDVEGRSFIDCLAGAGTLALGHNHPVVIAAIQQVLSDELPLHTLDLTTPVKDQFVQDLFGLLPPELARQAKIQFCGPTGTDAVEAALKLVRTATGRSTVLSFQGGYHGMSQGALSLMGSLGPKKPLGALLSSGVQFLPFPYDYRCPFGLGGAEGVRVNLHYLENLLNDPEAGVTLPAAVIVEVVQGEGGVIPADLDWLRGLRRITEQAGVALIVDEIQSGFGRTGKMFAFEHAGILPDVVVMSKAIGGSLPLAVVVYRDWLDTWLPGAHAGTFRGNQMAMAAGSAVMRYLKEHDLAGHAAAMGERLGEHLRILQRDFPHLGDIRGRGLMLGVELVDPDGTPDIQGHPPVHRQLAPLVQRECLKRGLILELGGRHGSVVRFLPPLVITAAEVDRVAERFGRAVAAAVASL; translated from the coding sequence ATGTCCGTCGCTATCAGCCATATCGAAGACACCCAGCTTCACGAAACGCTGTACCAGTTTGACGAAAACCCGCTGTTGGCCCGCCAACGCCAGCAGGAGTCCAACGCCCGCAGCTACCCACGGCGCATCCCCCTGGCGCTCAAACGCGCCAAGGGCATCTACGTGGAAGACGTGGAAGGTCGCAGTTTTATCGACTGCCTGGCGGGTGCCGGCACCCTGGCGCTGGGGCATAACCACCCGGTGGTGATCGCCGCCATTCAGCAAGTGCTCAGCGATGAGTTGCCGCTGCATACACTCGACCTGACCACGCCGGTCAAGGATCAGTTTGTGCAGGACCTGTTCGGCCTGTTGCCGCCAGAACTGGCGCGGCAGGCGAAGATCCAGTTCTGCGGCCCGACCGGCACCGATGCGGTGGAAGCCGCATTGAAACTGGTGCGTACCGCCACCGGGCGCAGCACGGTGTTGTCGTTCCAGGGCGGCTATCACGGCATGAGCCAGGGCGCACTGAGCCTGATGGGTAGCCTGGGGCCGAAAAAACCCTTGGGCGCGTTGCTCAGCAGTGGCGTGCAATTTCTGCCGTTTCCTTACGACTACCGCTGCCCGTTCGGCCTCGGCGGTGCCGAAGGCGTGCGGGTCAACCTGCATTATCTGGAAAACCTGTTGAATGACCCGGAAGCAGGCGTAACGCTACCGGCCGCGGTGATCGTCGAAGTGGTGCAGGGCGAGGGCGGTGTGATCCCGGCCGACCTCGACTGGTTGCGCGGCCTGCGCCGCATCACCGAACAGGCGGGCGTGGCGTTGATCGTCGATGAAATCCAGAGCGGATTCGGTCGTACCGGCAAGATGTTTGCCTTCGAGCACGCCGGCATCCTTCCGGACGTGGTGGTGATGTCCAAGGCTATCGGCGGCAGCCTGCCGCTGGCCGTGGTGGTGTATCGCGACTGGCTCGACACCTGGCTGCCGGGCGCCCATGCCGGCACGTTCCGTGGCAACCAGATGGCGATGGCGGCCGGCTCGGCGGTGATGCGTTACCTCAAGGAACATGACCTGGCCGGTCATGCGGCGGCCATGGGCGAGCGCCTGGGTGAACACCTGCGCATCCTGCAGCGCGATTTCCCGCACCTGGGCGACATTCGTGGGCGTGGGCTGATGCTTGGCGTGGAGTTGGTCGACCCGGATGGCACCCCGGATATTCAGGGGCATCCGCCGGTGCATCGCCAACTGGCGCCGCTGGTGCAGCGCGAATGCCTCAAGCGCGGGCTGATCCTGGAACTGGGCGGCCGCCATGGCAGCGTGGTGCGCTTCCTGCCGCCGCTGGTGATCACCGCGGCTGAAGTCGACCGCGTCGCCGAACGCTTCGGCCGCGCCGTCGCGGCAGCGGTCGCCAGCCTCTAA
- a CDS encoding ATP-binding protein has translation MKSLRLRLTFKLGAAFVLIWALAAAWMLNDLRNQMMFSLDQRLVASARMVAGLTEQMPGLASMSGGAHFSAQQLNVPGGMACQVSSLRGEVLARSHATPDEGLESRKSGFRDQVIDGVNWRSFTLSRGDLLITTADRQVEREALNLSILLAASVPVGVAMLGCLCLLWLGIGQSLLPLNRMRDALMRRSADSLEPLQIHPLPSELKPLLDTQNQLLQRIAKTIERERRLTGDAAHELRSPLTAIKTHLQVARMTDGAARDQSLAHAEEGADRLHRTLEQLLLLARVEGSLSFDDGLQSSAEEVARLAIQDANAGDNGRIDLILADNLRTTPVEMPVGLAVAALRNLLDNALRHTPAHTRVELRVFTDADHVVFRVRDHGQQISSEDLQYLTQRFWRNGSSEGCGLGLAIVQAIVQRCSCSLKFDSQADGLRVDLGMPLRH, from the coding sequence GTGAAAAGCCTGCGCCTGCGCCTGACGTTCAAGCTTGGCGCCGCCTTTGTGCTGATCTGGGCCCTGGCGGCAGCGTGGATGCTCAACGACTTGCGCAACCAGATGATGTTTTCCCTCGACCAGCGCCTGGTGGCATCGGCGCGCATGGTCGCCGGGCTGACCGAGCAGATGCCGGGCCTGGCCAGCATGAGCGGCGGTGCGCATTTCAGCGCGCAGCAACTGAATGTGCCGGGGGGCATGGCCTGTCAGGTCAGCTCCTTGCGCGGCGAAGTCCTGGCGCGCAGCCACGCAACGCCGGACGAAGGCCTGGAGTCGCGCAAGAGCGGTTTTCGCGACCAGGTGATCGATGGCGTGAATTGGCGCAGTTTTACCCTGTCCCGGGGCGATTTGTTGATCACCACCGCCGACCGCCAGGTGGAGCGCGAGGCGCTGAACCTGTCGATCCTGCTCGCTGCATCGGTGCCGGTGGGCGTGGCGATGCTCGGTTGCCTGTGCCTGTTGTGGCTGGGCATCGGCCAGAGCCTGCTGCCGCTCAACCGCATGCGTGACGCGCTGATGCGGCGCAGCGCCGACTCCCTCGAACCGTTGCAGATCCACCCGTTGCCCAGCGAACTCAAGCCGCTGCTCGACACCCAGAACCAACTGTTGCAGCGCATCGCCAAGACCATCGAGCGCGAACGTCGGCTCACCGGCGACGCTGCCCATGAGCTGCGCAGCCCGCTGACGGCGATCAAGACCCACCTGCAAGTGGCGCGCATGACCGACGGCGCGGCCCGCGACCAGTCCCTGGCCCACGCCGAAGAGGGCGCCGACCGTCTGCATCGCACCCTGGAACAATTGCTGCTGCTGGCACGGGTCGAAGGCAGTTTGTCGTTTGACGATGGTTTGCAGTCCAGCGCCGAGGAAGTGGCGCGGTTGGCGATCCAGGACGCCAACGCCGGCGATAACGGGCGTATCGACCTGATCCTGGCGGACAACCTGCGCACCACCCCGGTGGAAATGCCCGTGGGCCTGGCCGTTGCGGCCCTGCGCAACCTGCTGGACAACGCCTTGCGCCATACCCCGGCGCACACCCGGGTGGAACTGCGCGTGTTCACCGACGCCGACCATGTGGTATTTCGCGTACGTGACCATGGCCAGCAGATCTCCAGCGAAGACCTGCAATACCTGACCCAACGCTTCTGGCGCAACGGCAGCAGCGAAGGTTGCGGCCTGGGCCTGGCGATCGTGCAAGCGATTGTGCAGCGCTGCTCGTGCTCGTTGAAATTCGACAGCCAGGCCGATGGCCTGCGCGTCGACCTGGGCATGCCGCTGCGGCACTGA
- a CDS encoding lipid A biosynthesis lauroyl acyltransferase, giving the protein MDRPRFRAVFFHPRFWLLWLGLGLLWLVTQLPYRALLTIGRILGAGMYRVAGERRRIAARNLELCFPEKSAKERKQLLKENFASTGIAFFEMAMSWWWSRQRLARLAHVEGLEHLKQAQLDGKGVILMALHFTTLEIGAALLGQKHTIDGMYREHGNPLFDFIQRRGRERHNLDSLAIEREDVRGMLKLLRAGRAIWYAPDQDYGAKQSIFVPLFGIQAATVPATSKFAKLGKALVVPFTQERLADGSGYRLVIHPPLTDFPGESDEADCLRINQWVEASVRQCPEQYLWTHRRFKSRPPGEPKLYEKRRR; this is encoded by the coding sequence ATGGATCGCCCGCGTTTTCGAGCTGTATTTTTTCACCCCCGTTTCTGGCTGTTATGGCTGGGGCTCGGCCTGCTGTGGCTGGTCACCCAATTGCCGTACCGTGCGCTGCTGACCATTGGTCGCATTCTGGGTGCGGGAATGTACCGTGTGGCCGGCGAACGTCGCCGTATCGCCGCGCGAAACCTGGAACTGTGCTTTCCGGAAAAGTCCGCCAAAGAGCGTAAGCAGTTGCTCAAGGAAAACTTCGCCTCCACCGGCATCGCCTTTTTTGAAATGGCCATGAGCTGGTGGTGGTCGCGCCAGCGCCTGGCGCGCCTGGCCCATGTCGAAGGGCTGGAGCATCTCAAGCAAGCCCAACTGGACGGCAAGGGCGTGATCCTCATGGCCCTGCACTTCACCACCCTGGAAATCGGCGCCGCGCTGCTGGGCCAGAAGCACACCATTGATGGCATGTACCGCGAACACGGCAACCCGCTGTTCGACTTTATCCAGCGCCGTGGCCGCGAGCGTCACAACCTCGACTCGCTGGCCATCGAGCGTGAAGACGTGCGCGGCATGCTCAAGCTGCTGCGCGCCGGCCGTGCCATCTGGTATGCGCCGGACCAGGACTACGGCGCCAAGCAAAGCATCTTTGTGCCGCTGTTCGGCATCCAGGCCGCTACCGTGCCGGCCACCAGCAAATTCGCCAAGCTGGGCAAGGCGCTGGTGGTGCCATTCACCCAGGAGCGCCTGGCCGATGGTAGCGGTTACCGACTGGTGATCCATCCGCCGTTGACCGACTTCCCGGGTGAAAGCGATGAAGCCGATTGCCTGCGTATCAACCAGTGGGTCGAAGCCTCGGTACGCCAATGCCCCGAGCAGTACCTGTGGACCCACCGTCGGTTCAAGAGTCGTCCGCCGGGTGAGCCGAAGCTGTACGAAAAACGCCGTCGATAA
- a CDS encoding mechanosensitive ion channel family protein yields MLSRLFALPCYLLIALLTLLPLAPAHAVGLPGLLGSGNKTQPQAEVPLGQSLDEVIKTLENDQQRTQLLSDLKKLRAATQKAQPAAEEGVLGLIGGTLASLEAQFSGDDSPLGRWSNEIDQAKDELSALILPANEWLPIIFGFALILALWSLLAYALIWLSHRVRERFGLPEELPQHPRTWDMVRFALRKLGPWMIALVITVYLSYALPSSLGKSLAMVLAYALVVGTCFSAICVIAFSVLDGPHRHRALYILRHQAFRPLWWIGSFAAFGEALSDPRLVQALGQHLSHTAATVANVMAALSTGVFILRFRRPIAHLIRNQPLSRRLTRRALSDTIEIIGSFWYIPALLLVGISLFATFVSAGDTSTALRQSLLCTVLLVLCMVINGLVRRHALKPHRGHKRHALYSERLKSFFYTLAHLVVWLAFIELGLRVWGLSLIRFTEGDGHEVSVKLFGLAGTLLFAWLIWILSDTAIHHALTRSRKGLANARAQTMMPLIRNVLFVTIFIIAAIVALANMGMNVTPLLAGAGVIGLAIGFGAQSLVADLITGLFIIIEDSLAIDDYVDVGGHLGTVEGLTIRTVRLRDIDGIVHTIPFSEIKSIKNYSREFGYAIFRVAIPYNMEIDDAIKLIRDVGQKIRNDPLQRRNIWSPLEIQGVESFESGSAILRARFKTAPIKQWEVSRAFNLSLKRHLDEAGLDLATPRLSVQVVTTTPPQ; encoded by the coding sequence GTGCTCTCCCGCCTGTTTGCCCTACCCTGCTATCTGCTGATCGCCCTGCTCACCCTGCTGCCGCTCGCGCCCGCCCACGCCGTGGGTTTGCCCGGCCTGCTCGGCAGCGGCAACAAGACCCAACCCCAGGCCGAAGTGCCGTTGGGGCAGTCGTTGGACGAGGTGATCAAGACCCTGGAAAACGATCAGCAGCGTACCCAGCTGCTGAGCGACCTGAAAAAACTGCGTGCCGCCACGCAAAAAGCCCAGCCGGCCGCCGAAGAGGGCGTGCTGGGTCTGATCGGCGGCACCCTGGCCAGCCTCGAAGCGCAGTTTTCCGGGGACGACAGCCCGCTGGGGCGTTGGTCGAATGAGATCGACCAGGCCAAGGATGAGCTCAGTGCCCTGATCCTGCCGGCCAACGAATGGCTGCCGATCATTTTCGGCTTTGCCCTGATCCTCGCGCTGTGGAGCCTGCTGGCCTACGCGCTGATCTGGCTGAGCCACCGCGTGCGCGAACGTTTCGGCCTGCCCGAAGAACTGCCGCAACACCCGCGCACCTGGGACATGGTGCGCTTCGCCCTGCGCAAACTCGGGCCGTGGATGATCGCCCTGGTGATCACGGTGTACCTGAGCTACGCGCTGCCGTCGTCCCTGGGCAAATCCCTGGCGATGGTGTTGGCGTACGCGCTGGTGGTCGGCACCTGCTTTTCGGCGATCTGCGTGATTGCCTTCTCGGTGCTCGACGGCCCCCATCGCCATCGCGCGCTGTATATCCTGCGCCACCAGGCGTTCCGCCCGTTGTGGTGGATCGGCAGCTTTGCCGCGTTTGGTGAAGCCTTGAGCGACCCGCGCCTGGTCCAGGCCCTGGGTCAGCACTTGTCCCATACCGCCGCGACTGTGGCCAATGTAATGGCGGCGCTGTCCACAGGTGTGTTCATCCTGCGTTTCCGCCGGCCGATTGCCCACCTGATCCGCAACCAGCCGCTGTCGCGCCGCCTTACACGCCGCGCCCTGAGCGACACCATCGAAATCATCGGTTCGTTCTGGTACATCCCGGCCTTGCTGCTGGTGGGTATCTCGCTGTTCGCCACTTTTGTTTCGGCCGGCGACACCAGTACCGCCCTGCGCCAATCCCTGTTGTGCACGGTTTTGCTGGTGTTGTGCATGGTGATCAACGGCCTGGTGCGCCGCCATGCACTCAAGCCGCACCGTGGGCACAAGCGTCATGCGTTGTATTCCGAGCGGCTGAAGAGCTTTTTCTACACCCTGGCCCACCTGGTAGTGTGGCTGGCCTTTATCGAATTGGGCCTGCGGGTGTGGGGCCTGTCGCTGATTCGCTTTACCGAGGGCGACGGCCATGAAGTCAGCGTCAAGCTGTTCGGCCTGGCCGGGACCTTGCTGTTTGCCTGGCTGATCTGGATCCTCAGCGACACCGCGATCCACCACGCCCTCACCCGCTCGCGCAAAGGCCTGGCCAATGCACGCGCACAAACCATGATGCCGCTGATCCGCAACGTACTGTTCGTGACCATCTTTATCATCGCCGCCATCGTCGCCCTGGCGAACATGGGGATGAACGTCACGCCGCTGCTGGCCGGTGCCGGTGTGATCGGCCTGGCGATCGGTTTTGGCGCACAGTCGCTGGTGGCGGACTTGATCACCGGCTTGTTCATCATCATCGAGGACTCCCTGGCCATCGATGACTACGTGGACGTCGGCGGCCACCTCGGCACCGTCGAAGGCCTGACCATCCGCACCGTGCGCCTGCGCGACATCGACGGTATCGTGCACACCATCCCGTTCAGCGAGATCAAGAGCATCAAGAACTACTCACGGGAGTTCGGCTACGCGATCTTCCGGGTAGCGATTCCGTACAACATGGAAATCGACGACGCGATCAAGCTGATACGCGATGTCGGCCAGAAAATACGCAATGACCCGTTGCAGCGTCGCAACATCTGGTCGCCGCTGGAGATTCAAGGGGTGGAGAGTTTCGAGTCGGGCAGCGCGATCCTGCGCGCACGCTTCAAGACGGCGCCGATCAAGCAATGGGAAGTGTCGCGGGCGTTCAACCTGTCGTTGAAGCGGCATCTGGATGAGGCAGGGCTGGACCTGGCCACACCGCGCCTGAGCGTGCAAGTAGTCACCACCACGCCACCCCAGTAG
- a CDS encoding RluA family pseudouridine synthase, which translates to MPLSNIHILHQDDAVLVVNKPTLLLSVPGRADDNKDCLITRLQENGYPEARIVHRLDWETSGIILLARDADTHRELSRQFHDRETEKAYTALAWGQPELDSGSIDLPLRYDPPTKPRHVVDHEFGKHALTFWKVLERCGDWCRVELTPITGRSHQLRVHMLSIGHPLLGDGLYAHEQALAAWPRLCLHASMLSFTHPQSGERLRFECPAPF; encoded by the coding sequence ATGCCGCTGTCCAATATCCATATCCTTCATCAGGACGACGCTGTCCTGGTGGTGAACAAGCCGACCCTGCTGCTCTCGGTGCCCGGCCGCGCCGACGACAACAAGGACTGCCTGATCACCCGCCTGCAGGAAAACGGTTACCCCGAAGCCCGCATCGTCCATCGACTGGACTGGGAAACCTCGGGCATCATCCTGCTGGCTCGCGACGCCGACACGCACCGCGAACTGTCCCGCCAGTTTCACGACCGTGAAACCGAAAAGGCCTACACCGCCCTGGCCTGGGGCCAACCGGAACTGGACAGCGGCAGCATCGACCTGCCGCTGCGCTACGACCCACCGACCAAGCCGCGCCATGTGGTCGACCACGAGTTCGGCAAGCACGCGCTGACCTTCTGGAAAGTGCTGGAGCGTTGTGGCGACTGGTGCCGCGTGGAGCTGACGCCGATTACCGGGCGCTCGCACCAGTTGCGCGTGCATATGCTGTCGATCGGGCATCCGCTGTTGGGGGATGGCCTGTACGCCCACGAACAAGCCCTGGCCGCCTGGCCACGCCTGTGCCTGCACGCCAGCATGCTCAGCTTCACCCATCCGCAAAGCGGCGAGCGTTTGCGTTTCGAGTGCCCCGCACCGTTCTAA
- the minC gene encoding septum site-determining protein MinC, with protein sequence MSQTEPLDQDPVFQLKGSMLAITVLELARNDLDALDRQLAAKVAMAPNFFNNAPLVLALDKLPAGQGVIDLPGLMRVCRSHGLRTLAIRASRIEDIAAAIAIELPVLPPSGARERPLEPLVSEEKKKPEKPPEPTIKPTKIITSPVRGGQQIYAEGSDLVVIASVSPGAELLADGNIHVYGPMRGRALAGIKGDTKARIFCQQLTAELVSIAGRYKVSEDLRRDPLWGAGVQVSLSGDVLNIIRL encoded by the coding sequence ATGAGCCAAACCGAACCGCTAGACCAAGATCCCGTGTTCCAGCTGAAAGGCAGCATGCTCGCCATCACCGTGCTGGAACTGGCGCGCAACGACCTCGACGCCCTGGACCGCCAGCTCGCCGCCAAGGTCGCCATGGCGCCGAACTTTTTCAACAATGCCCCGCTGGTGCTGGCCCTGGACAAACTCCCGGCCGGCCAGGGCGTGATCGATTTGCCCGGCCTGATGCGCGTGTGCCGCTCCCATGGCTTACGCACCCTGGCTATCCGTGCCAGCCGCATCGAAGACATTGCCGCAGCCATCGCAATTGAACTGCCAGTACTGCCACCGTCCGGCGCACGGGAGCGTCCGCTGGAACCATTGGTCAGTGAAGAGAAGAAAAAACCGGAAAAACCGCCAGAGCCGACGATCAAGCCTACAAAGATCATCACCTCGCCCGTACGGGGCGGGCAGCAGATTTACGCCGAGGGCAGCGACCTTGTGGTGATCGCTTCGGTCAGTCCCGGGGCGGAACTTCTCGCCGATGGCAACATCCATGTATACGGCCCGATGCGCGGCCGTGCCCTGGCCGGCATCAAGGGTGATACCAAGGCCCGGATTTTTTGCCAGCAGTTGACCGCTGAGCTAGTGTCCATCGCGGGCCGGTACAAGGTTTCCGAAGATTTGCGCCGCGATCCACTGTGGGGGGCCGGGGTGCAGGTCAGCCTGTCGGGCGATGTGTTGAACATCATCCGGCTTTAA
- a CDS encoding M18 family aminopeptidase encodes MREALNQGLIDFLKASPTPFHATAALTQRLEAAGYQRLDERETWATEANGRYYVTRNDSSIIAFKLGRHSPLQGGIRLVGAHTDSPCLRVKPQPELQRQGFWQLGVEVYGGALLAPWFDRDLSLAGRVTFRRDGRVESQLIDFKLPIAIIPNLAIHLNREANQGWAINAQTELPPILAQFAGDERVDFRAVLTEQLAREHGLNADVVLDYELSFYDTQSAAVIGLNGDFIAGARLDNLLSCYAGLQALLTSDSDETCVLVCNDHEEVGSCSACGADGPMLEQTLRRLLPEGDEFVRTIQKSLLVSADNAHGVHPNYADKHDANHGPKLNAGPVIKVNSNQRYATNSETAGFFRHLCMAEEVPVQSFVVRSDMGCGSTIGPITASHLGVRTVDIGLPTFAMHSIRELCGSHDLAHLVKVLGAFYASHDLP; translated from the coding sequence ATGCGCGAAGCGTTGAATCAAGGCCTGATCGACTTCCTCAAGGCCTCCCCTACTCCTTTTCATGCCACTGCCGCCCTGACCCAACGCCTGGAGGCCGCCGGTTACCAGCGTCTCGACGAGCGCGAAACCTGGGCCACTGAAGCCAACGGTCGCTACTACGTGACCCGTAACGACTCTTCAATCATCGCCTTCAAGCTCGGCCGTCACTCGCCGTTGCAAGGCGGGATCCGCCTGGTCGGCGCCCACACCGACAGCCCGTGCCTGCGGGTCAAGCCCCAGCCCGAGCTGCAACGCCAGGGTTTCTGGCAGCTGGGTGTGGAAGTCTACGGCGGCGCGCTGCTGGCGCCGTGGTTCGACCGCGACCTGTCCCTGGCCGGCCGCGTGACCTTCCGCCGCGACGGCAGGGTCGAAAGCCAGCTGATCGACTTCAAGCTGCCCATCGCCATCATCCCCAACCTGGCCATTCACCTGAACCGTGAAGCCAACCAGGGTTGGGCGATCAATGCCCAGACCGAACTGCCGCCGATCCTCGCGCAATTTGCCGGTGACGAACGCGTGGACTTCCGCGCCGTGCTCACCGAACAACTGGCCCGCGAACATGGCCTGAACGCCGACGTGGTGCTCGACTACGAGCTGAGCTTCTACGACACCCAGAGCGCTGCGGTGATTGGCTTGAACGGCGACTTCATCGCCGGCGCACGCCTGGACAACCTGCTGTCGTGCTACGCCGGCCTGCAAGCCTTGCTCACCAGCGACAGCGATGAAACCTGTGTGCTGGTGTGCAACGACCACGAAGAAGTCGGCTCCTGCTCGGCCTGTGGTGCCGATGGCCCGATGCTGGAACAGACCCTGCGCCGCCTGCTGCCGGAAGGTGATGAATTCGTACGCACCATTCAGAAATCCCTGCTGGTCTCGGCGGACAATGCCCACGGCGTACACCCGAACTACGCCGACAAGCACGACGCCAACCACGGCCCCAAGCTCAACGCCGGGCCCGTGATCAAGGTCAACAGCAACCAGCGCTACGCCACCAACAGCGAAACGGCCGGGTTCTTCCGCCACCTGTGCATGGCCGAGGAAGTGCCGGTGCAGAGCTTCGTGGTGCGCAGCGACATGGGGTGTGGCTCGACCATCGGCCCGATCACCGCCAGCCACTTGGGCGTGCGGACCGTGGACATCGGCTTGCCGACGTTTGCCATGCACTCCATTCGCGAGCTGTGCGGCAGCCATGACCTGGCACACCTGGTGAAAGTGCTCGGCGCGTTCTACGCGAGCCACGACCTGCCCTGA
- a CDS encoding N-acetylmuramoyl-L-alanine amidase: MLVIDTSFPAKDFNERNGEPVRQLILHYTAAPFGASLRTLTQDGVSAHYLVPDPDEPSYRAAGYDELRAFRLVDEGKRAWHAGVSHWGGQDNLNSRAIGIELVNLARDDAGVFTFPTYPEEQVEVLIALARDILARHPQIGPSDVLGHSDVAYWRKSDPGPRLPWQRLHEVGVGAWFDDATRAMYQRRFCLGLPPEVEVERAFQRYGYKPAQNRRAFEQRTRAFQMHFRPRDYCGFLDAQTCAILYALNEKYRGL, encoded by the coding sequence ATGTTGGTGATCGATACCAGTTTCCCAGCCAAGGATTTCAACGAACGTAATGGCGAACCTGTGCGCCAGTTGATCCTGCATTACACCGCCGCCCCCTTCGGCGCATCCCTGCGCACCCTCACGCAGGATGGCGTCAGCGCCCACTACCTGGTGCCGGACCCGGATGAGCCGAGCTACCGCGCCGCCGGGTATGACGAATTACGCGCGTTCCGCCTGGTCGATGAAGGCAAGCGCGCCTGGCATGCCGGGGTCAGCCACTGGGGCGGGCAGGACAACCTCAACAGCCGCGCGATCGGCATCGAACTGGTCAACCTGGCACGGGATGACGCCGGGGTGTTTACCTTCCCGACGTACCCTGAGGAGCAGGTCGAAGTGCTGATTGCACTGGCACGGGACATCCTGGCGCGCCACCCGCAGATCGGCCCGAGCGACGTCCTTGGGCACTCCGATGTGGCCTATTGGCGCAAGAGCGACCCCGGGCCGCGTCTGCCGTGGCAGCGTTTACACGAGGTGGGCGTAGGCGCCTGGTTCGATGACGCCACCCGTGCGATGTATCAGCGCCGGTTTTGCCTTGGTTTGCCGCCGGAGGTTGAGGTCGAGCGGGCGTTTCAGCGTTATGGGTACAAGCCTGCGCAGAATCGGCGAGCGTTTGAACAGCGCACGCGAGCGTTCCAGATGCACTTTCGGCCGCGGGATTATTGCGGTTTTCTCGACGCGCAGACCTGCGCGATCCTGTATGCCCTGAATGAAAAGTACCGAGGCCTGTGA
- a CDS encoding MbtH family protein translates to MTSVFDRDDILFQVVVNHEEQYSIWPDYKAVPEGWRTVGKSGLKKECLAYIEETWTDMRPLSLRQKMDGTALA, encoded by the coding sequence ATGACCTCAGTATTTGACCGCGACGACATCCTGTTTCAGGTAGTGGTCAACCATGAAGAGCAGTATTCCATCTGGCCCGACTACAAGGCTGTGCCGGAAGGCTGGCGCACCGTGGGCAAGAGCGGCTTGAAGAAAGAATGCCTGGCCTATATCGAAGAAACCTGGACCGATATGCGTCCACTGAGCCTGCGCCAGAAAATGGACGGCACCGCCCTCGCCTGA
- the minE gene encoding cell division topological specificity factor MinE, protein MKFLDFFRANKKPSTASVAKERLQIIVAHERGQRSTPDYLPALQKELVEVIRKYVNIGNDDVHVALENDGSCSILELNITLPDR, encoded by the coding sequence ATGAAATTTCTCGACTTCTTTCGCGCCAACAAAAAGCCAAGTACCGCGTCGGTAGCGAAAGAGCGTCTACAGATCATCGTGGCGCACGAACGCGGCCAACGCAGCACGCCGGACTACCTGCCAGCCTTGCAGAAGGAACTGGTGGAGGTGATCCGCAAGTACGTCAACATCGGCAACGACGACGTGCATGTCGCCCTGGAAAACGACGGCAGCTGCTCGATTCTGGAACTCAATATCACCCTGCCTGATCGTTAA
- the minD gene encoding septum site-determining protein MinD produces MAKILVVTSGKGGVGKTTTSAAIGTGLALRGHKTVIVDFDVGLRNLDLIMGCERRVVYDFVNVVNGEANLQQALIKDKRLENLYVLAASQTRDKDALTKEGVGKVLAELKETFEYVVCDSPAGIETGAHLAMYFADEAIVVTNPEVSSVRDSDRMLGLLASKSQRAEKGEDPIKEHLLLTRYNPERVNNGEMLGVEDVKDILAVTLLGVIPESQAVLKASNQGVPVILDDQSDAGQAYSDAVDRLLGKTVEHRFLDVKKKGFFERIFGGN; encoded by the coding sequence TTGGCCAAGATTCTCGTGGTTACATCCGGCAAGGGTGGTGTGGGTAAGACCACCACCAGCGCCGCTATCGGTACCGGCCTCGCTTTGCGCGGCCACAAGACAGTCATCGTCGACTTCGACGTCGGTTTGCGTAACCTCGACCTGATCATGGGCTGCGAACGCCGCGTGGTGTATGACTTCGTCAACGTGGTCAACGGTGAAGCCAACCTGCAACAGGCCCTGATCAAGGACAAGCGCCTTGAGAACCTGTACGTACTGGCCGCCAGCCAGACCCGTGACAAAGATGCGTTGACCAAGGAAGGCGTAGGCAAAGTCCTCGCTGAACTGAAGGAAACCTTCGAATACGTGGTCTGCGACTCCCCGGCCGGCATCGAGACCGGTGCTCACCTGGCGATGTACTTCGCCGATGAAGCCATCGTGGTGACCAACCCGGAAGTCTCCTCGGTACGTGACTCGGACCGCATGCTCGGCCTGCTGGCCAGCAAGTCCCAGCGCGCCGAGAAGGGTGAAGACCCGATCAAGGAACACCTGCTGCTGACCCGCTACAACCCTGAGCGCGTCAACAATGGCGAAATGCTCGGCGTTGAAGACGTCAAGGACATCCTCGCCGTGACCCTGCTGGGCGTGATCCCGGAATCCCAGGCCGTGCTGAAAGCGTCCAACCAAGGTGTGCCGGTCATCCTCGATGACCAGAGCGACGCAGGCCAGGCTTACAGTGACGCGGTTGATCGCTTGCTCGGCAAGACCGTGGAACATCGCTTCCTCGATGTAAAGAAGAAGGGATTCTTCGAGCGTATCTTTGGAGGCAACTAA